Proteins from a genomic interval of Narcine bancroftii isolate sNarBan1 chromosome 12, sNarBan1.hap1, whole genome shotgun sequence:
- the tmub2 gene encoding transmembrane and ubiquitin-like domain-containing protein 2 — MDPNSMSFIEGVGDEVTVLCGIVFMVLALVLAWLSTHVADRSNQIFGTIVTTGNSSLVGLNNVERYVASTAAPEAEETQSATAPAEQKPEEENDSELGASPENNGPTNERVPNEGASSLTDANIDPLLNIQGLRKRASASEMSPGEGLNPGMLENCNAHTHTVDSVEEGEGQIKVRLKFLNDTEEIARVKPDDTIGFLKSKYFPGREQQMKFIYQGQLLQDQSRTLGSLNITDNCVIHCHISQTSSSPSPAVSSMVEQNQAALNVGNLMIPVFVIMLAVVWYYRINYRQFFTAPATVSLVGVTVFFSFLVFGIYGR; from the exons ATGGACCCCAACAGCATGTCATTTATTGAAGgagttggtgatgaagttacAGTCTTGTGTGGAATAGTCTTCATGGTCCTGGCACTAGTTCTCGCCTGGCTATCCACACACGTTGCGGATCGTAGTAATCAAATATTTGGGACCATTGTCACCACGGGGAACTCCTCATTAGTGGGGCTAAATAATGTGGAGCGATATGTAGCAAGTACAGCAGCACCTGAAGCCGAGGAAACACAGTCAGCCACTGCCCCTGCTGAGCAAAAGCCAGAAGAAGAAAATGATTCTGAGCTTGGAGCCTCACCTGAAAATAATGGACCCACCAATGAGCGGGTGCCAAATGAAGGCGCTTCCAGTTTAACCGATGCGAATATTGATCCTCTTTTGAACATACAGGGTTTACGCAAGCGAGCGTCAGCCAGTGAAATGAGTCCTGGTGAGGGACTGAACCCTGGAATGTTGGAGAACTGTAATGCTCATACACATAcagtggatagtgttgaagaggGTGAAGGGCAAATTAAAGTGAGGCTGAAGTTTTTAAATGACACTGAAGAGATAGCACGAGTAAAACCAGATGATACTATTGGATTTCTAAAGAG CAAATACTTCCCAGGACGAGAGCAGCAAATGAAGTTCATTTACCAAGGCCAGCTTCTGCAAGATCAATCTCGCACTCTTGGATCGCTCAACATTACAGATAACTGTGTCATCCAttgtcacatttcacaaacttcaTCCTCCCCCAGTCCTGCTGTTTCTTCTATGGTGGAACAGAACCAAGCCGCCCTTAATGTTGGTAATCTGATGATCCCGGTTTTTGTCATCATGCTTGCTGTAGTCTGGTACTACCGCATCAACTATCGGCAGTTCTTCACTGCACCAGCCACAGTTTCCTTGGTTGGTGTTACTGTTTTCTTCAGTTTTCTTGTGTTTGGCATTTATGGTCGATAA